Proteins encoded within one genomic window of Ovis aries strain OAR_USU_Benz2616 breed Rambouillet chromosome 1, ARS-UI_Ramb_v3.0, whole genome shotgun sequence:
- the MIS18A gene encoding protein Mis18-alpha isoform X1, giving the protein MEGSWSPEGCSSTSCTFGHRGEREDSSLLGRRLSEDSSRHQLLQEWANMWSSVSGDASVACSERTRREEAAEPAEGHRPLVFLCSRCRRPLGDSLSWVANQEDTNCILLRCVTCNVSVNEEQMLSKRKHDNCCILQTLYCTGCSLSLGYLYRCTPKDLDYKRDMFCLSVEAIESYVLGSSEKQIVSEDKELFNLESRVEIEKSLKEMEDVLKALQTKLWEVESKLSFTSCKS; this is encoded by the exons ATGGAGGGCTCTTGGTCCCCGGAAGGATGTTCCTCTACAAGCTGTACGTTTGGCCACAGGGGCGAGAGGGAAGACTCCTCTCTGTTAGGCAGGCGGCTCTCGGAAGACTCGAGCCGCCACCAGCTGCTGCAGGAGTGGGCGAACATGTGGAGCTCCGTGAGCGGAGACGCCTCGGTGGCCTGCTCTGAAAGGACGCGGCGCGAGGAGGCTGCGGAGCCTGCGGAGGGGCACAGGCCGCTGGTGTTTCTGTGCTCGCGCTGCCGGCGACCGCTGGGAGACTCGCTGAGCTGGGTGGCGAACCAGGAAGACACCAACTGCATCTTGCTGCGCT GTGTTACCTGTAATGTTTCTGTGAATGAGGAACAGATGCTATCCAAACGTAAACATGATAATTGTTG CATCCTGCAGACTTTGTACTGCACAGGTTGTTCGCTCAGCCTCGGCTACCTGTACAGGTGCACACCCAAGGATCTAGACTACAAGAGGGACATGTTCTGCCTTAGTGTTGAAGCCATTGAAAG TTATGTTTTAGGGTCATCTGAAAAGCAAATTGTGTCAGAAGACAAAGAGCTTTTTAATCTTGAAAGTAGAGTTGAAATAGAAAAATCTCTAAAGGAG ATGGAAGATGTTTTGAAAGCCTTGCAAACAAAGCTTTGGGAAGTCGAATCAAAACTGTCCTTTACCAGTTGTAAAAGCTGA
- the MIS18A gene encoding protein Mis18-alpha isoform X2, which yields MEGSWSPEGCSSTSCTFGHRGEREDSSLLGRRLSEDSSRHQLLQEWANMWSSVSGDASVACSERTRREEAAEPAEGHRPLVFLCSRCRRPLGDSLSWVANQEDTNCILLRCVTCNVSVNEEQMLSKRKHDNCCILQTLYCTGCSLSLGYLYRCTPKDLDYKRDMFCLSVEAIERRLFIFNRSDVLKLLHVVKDF from the exons ATGGAGGGCTCTTGGTCCCCGGAAGGATGTTCCTCTACAAGCTGTACGTTTGGCCACAGGGGCGAGAGGGAAGACTCCTCTCTGTTAGGCAGGCGGCTCTCGGAAGACTCGAGCCGCCACCAGCTGCTGCAGGAGTGGGCGAACATGTGGAGCTCCGTGAGCGGAGACGCCTCGGTGGCCTGCTCTGAAAGGACGCGGCGCGAGGAGGCTGCGGAGCCTGCGGAGGGGCACAGGCCGCTGGTGTTTCTGTGCTCGCGCTGCCGGCGACCGCTGGGAGACTCGCTGAGCTGGGTGGCGAACCAGGAAGACACCAACTGCATCTTGCTGCGCT GTGTTACCTGTAATGTTTCTGTGAATGAGGAACAGATGCTATCCAAACGTAAACATGATAATTGTTG CATCCTGCAGACTTTGTACTGCACAGGTTGTTCGCTCAGCCTCGGCTACCTGTACAGGTGCACACCCAAGGATCTAGACTACAAGAGGGACATGTTCTGCCTTAGTGTTGAAGCCATTGAAAG AAGACTGTTTATATTTAACAGAAGTGACGTACTGAAGTTGTTACACGTGGTGAAAGACTTCTAA